From Paraburkholderia fungorum, the proteins below share one genomic window:
- the hpnA gene encoding hopanoid-associated sugar epimerase, producing MTEQNRDLVLVTGASGFVGSSVARIAQQKGFNVRVLVRATSPRQNVESLNAEIVVGDMRDEASMRKALRGVRYLLHVAADYRLWAPDPGEIERSNLEGTEATMRAALKEGVERIVYTSSVATLKVTSSGQSADETSPLKADQAIGVYKRSKVLAERAVERMIAEDGLPAVIVNPSTPIGPRDVKPTPTGRIIVEAATGKIPAFVDTGLNLVHVDDVAAGHFLALERGKIGERYILGGENLPLQQMLADIAALTGRKAPTLSLPRWPLYPLAMGAEAVAKITKREPFVTVDGLKMSKNKMYFTSAKAERELGYRARPYREGLSDALDWFRQAGYLKASRA from the coding sequence ATGACCGAACAGAATCGCGATCTCGTACTCGTCACCGGGGCTTCCGGCTTCGTGGGCTCGTCGGTGGCGCGCATCGCGCAGCAGAAGGGTTTCAACGTACGCGTGCTGGTGCGCGCCACCAGTCCGCGGCAGAACGTCGAGTCGCTGAACGCGGAAATCGTCGTCGGCGACATGCGCGACGAGGCGTCGATGCGCAAGGCTCTGCGCGGCGTGCGCTACCTGCTGCACGTCGCCGCCGACTACCGGCTGTGGGCGCCGGACCCGGGCGAGATCGAGCGCTCGAACCTGGAAGGCACCGAGGCGACCATGCGCGCGGCGCTGAAGGAAGGCGTGGAGCGCATCGTCTACACGAGCAGCGTCGCGACGCTCAAGGTGACGAGTTCCGGGCAGTCCGCCGACGAAACTTCGCCGCTCAAGGCCGATCAGGCGATCGGCGTGTACAAGCGCAGCAAGGTGCTGGCCGAGCGCGCGGTCGAGCGGATGATCGCCGAAGATGGACTGCCGGCGGTGATCGTCAATCCGTCCACGCCGATCGGTCCGCGCGACGTGAAGCCGACGCCGACCGGGCGGATCATCGTCGAGGCAGCGACCGGCAAGATCCCCGCGTTCGTCGATACGGGCCTGAACCTCGTGCACGTAGACGACGTCGCGGCCGGCCATTTTCTCGCGCTCGAACGCGGCAAGATCGGCGAGCGCTACATTCTCGGCGGCGAAAATCTGCCGCTTCAGCAAATGCTCGCGGATATCGCCGCGCTGACCGGCCGCAAGGCGCCAACGCTCAGCCTGCCGCGCTGGCCGCTGTATCCACTGGCGATGGGCGCGGAAGCCGTCGCGAAGATCACGAAACGCGAACCGTTCGTTACCGTCGACGGTCTGAAAATGTCGAAGAACAAGATGTATTTCACGTCTGCGAAGGCGGAGCGTGAACTGGGTTATCGCGCGCGGCCTTATCGCGAGGGTTTGAGCGACGCGCTCGACTGGTTCAGGCAGGCGGGTTATCTCAAGGCGTCACGCGCATGA
- the egtD gene encoding L-histidine N(alpha)-methyltransferase encodes MTQPALSLDVSPDFHSAFAADVRAGLSHTPQKELPSKYLYDEVGSALFEVITVLPEYGVTRAEERLLAKHAVDIVEHLPHDVVVAELGSGSGRKTRRILEALCKKRPTSYCPIEISRSALQLCRRELGDIERISIVGYERDYLAGLAEVSKKRAPDERLLVLFLGSTIGNFGRLAATRFLRDIRNMLAPGDALLLGTDLIKPTPVLVAAYDDSVGVTASFNLNLLARINRELDGDFPLDAFEHVARFNPDARSIEMHLRAKRDITAHVRAAQLTVSLKEGETIWTESSHKYRAEEMGAIADDAGFVCSHQWIEKEWGFAESLLLAK; translated from the coding sequence ATGACCCAGCCAGCCCTCTCGCTCGACGTCTCACCCGATTTCCACTCCGCCTTCGCCGCCGACGTGCGTGCGGGCCTCAGTCACACGCCGCAAAAAGAACTGCCGTCGAAATATCTGTACGACGAAGTCGGTTCGGCGCTGTTCGAAGTGATCACCGTATTGCCGGAATACGGCGTGACGCGGGCCGAAGAACGGCTGCTCGCGAAGCACGCGGTGGACATCGTCGAGCATCTTCCGCACGACGTGGTGGTGGCGGAACTCGGCAGCGGCAGCGGCCGTAAAACGCGGCGCATTCTGGAAGCGCTGTGTAAAAAGCGCCCCACTTCTTACTGCCCGATTGAAATTTCGCGCAGTGCGCTGCAGCTATGCAGACGCGAGCTCGGCGATATCGAACGGATTTCGATTGTCGGGTACGAACGCGATTACCTCGCCGGTCTCGCCGAAGTCAGCAAGAAGCGCGCGCCGGACGAACGGTTGCTGGTGCTGTTCCTCGGCAGCACGATCGGCAATTTCGGCCGGCTCGCGGCGACGCGTTTTCTGCGCGATATCCGCAACATGCTCGCGCCCGGCGACGCCCTGCTGCTCGGCACCGATCTGATCAAGCCGACGCCGGTGCTGGTTGCCGCGTACGACGACTCGGTCGGCGTCACCGCATCGTTCAATCTGAATCTGCTGGCGCGGATCAATCGCGAACTGGACGGCGATTTTCCGCTCGATGCGTTCGAGCATGTCGCGCGCTTCAACCCGGACGCGCGCAGTATCGAGATGCATCTGCGTGCGAAACGCGACATCACCGCGCACGTGCGCGCGGCGCAACTGACGGTGTCGCTGAAGGAAGGCGAAACGATCTGGACCGAAAGCAGCCACAAATATCGCGCCGAAGAAATGGGCGCGATTGCCGACGATGCGGGCTTCGTGTGCAGCCATCAGTGGATCGAAAAAGAGTGGGGATTCGCGGAGAGTCTGCTGCTGGCGAAGTAG
- the rarD gene encoding EamA family transporter RarD, whose translation MNQYDPKRGIALSVSASAMFALLSAYATLLAPLSGLDIFAWRVIWTVPGALLLVALRKRLPILRQLLYRMVTEPMLGMAMIASAVLLGLQLWVFLWAPLHGRMLEVSLGYFLLPLTMVLVGRFYYRERLDGLQWLAVFCAALGVAHELWATGAFSWPTLLVALGYPPYFVLRRKINQDSLAMFTVEMALLLPPAIFFAISGGSLTKIAGRVDMWCLLLPGLGALSTLALASYLKASRLLPVALFGILGYVEPALLVLVSITLLGEALSASQLVTYIPIWIAVALTALHSVRLVRLAPN comes from the coding sequence ATGAACCAGTATGACCCAAAGCGCGGAATCGCGTTGTCTGTGAGCGCGTCGGCGATGTTTGCGTTGCTGTCCGCTTACGCCACCTTGCTCGCGCCGCTGAGCGGCCTCGATATTTTCGCGTGGCGCGTGATCTGGACCGTGCCTGGCGCGCTGTTACTCGTCGCATTGCGCAAGCGCCTGCCTATTCTCCGGCAACTTCTTTACCGCATGGTGACCGAGCCGATGCTCGGCATGGCAATGATCGCGAGCGCGGTGTTGCTCGGGCTTCAATTGTGGGTATTCCTGTGGGCGCCGCTGCATGGCCGGATGCTCGAGGTGTCGCTCGGCTACTTTCTGCTCCCGCTGACGATGGTGCTGGTCGGCCGCTTTTACTATCGCGAGCGGCTCGACGGATTGCAGTGGCTCGCGGTGTTCTGCGCGGCGCTTGGCGTCGCCCATGAATTGTGGGCGACCGGCGCATTTTCGTGGCCGACCTTGCTGGTGGCGCTCGGTTATCCGCCGTATTTCGTGCTTCGTCGCAAGATCAATCAGGATTCGCTCGCGATGTTCACCGTGGAAATGGCGCTGCTGTTACCGCCGGCGATCTTCTTCGCGATCAGCGGCGGCTCGCTGACGAAGATCGCCGGGCGTGTCGACATGTGGTGTCTGCTGCTGCCGGGTCTTGGTGCGTTGAGCACGCTCGCGCTCGCTTCGTATCTGAAGGCGAGCCGCTTATTGCCGGTCGCACTGTTCGGCATTCTCGGTTATGTCGAGCCAGCGTTGCTCGTGCTGGTGTCGATCACGTTGCTCGGTGAAGCGCTGAGCGCGTCGCAGTTGGTGACTTACATTCCGATCTGGATCGCGGTCGCGTTGACGGCGCTGCATAGCGTGCGGCTCGTTCGGCTTGCGCCGAACTGA
- a CDS encoding glycosyltransferase produces MAAVLFVLSCVSLLIWGVLLFARGGFWRSRPAAPLTVAPRVTWPVVVAVVPARNEVDVIAEAVTTLLQQDYRGDFHVIVVDDHSTDGTADAARAAALQLQCPDRLTVLSAKPLPPGWSGKVWAQSQGIEAVRTHGLPADYLLLTDADIGHPADALVQLVARADAEKRDLVSLMVRLRCDSFWEKALIPAFVFFFAKLYPFAWVNNPRNRTAAAAGGCMLVRRSALEEAGGIESIRAELIDDCSLAARIKHRGTGRHPIRLDVAARSVSLRPYDSWREIWNMIARTAFTQLHYSPLLLAGTLAGMTIIYLMPPMAALVLGPLGWPAWLAWAAMCCAYAPMLSYYRRSPLWAPFLPLIALFYVGATFASAVRYWRGKGGQWKARVQAPVQER; encoded by the coding sequence ATGGCGGCGGTTCTGTTTGTTCTTTCGTGTGTTTCCCTGTTGATCTGGGGCGTGCTGCTGTTCGCGCGTGGCGGTTTCTGGCGCTCGCGTCCCGCCGCGCCGCTGACGGTCGCGCCGCGCGTCACGTGGCCGGTGGTGGTCGCCGTGGTGCCGGCGCGCAATGAAGTCGACGTGATCGCCGAGGCGGTCACTACGCTGCTCCAGCAGGACTATCGCGGCGATTTCCACGTGATCGTGGTGGACGATCACAGCACCGACGGCACCGCCGACGCCGCCCGCGCAGCCGCGTTGCAACTGCAATGTCCCGACCGTCTGACGGTGCTGAGCGCCAAGCCGTTGCCGCCGGGCTGGTCCGGCAAGGTGTGGGCGCAGTCGCAGGGTATCGAGGCCGTGCGCACGCACGGCTTGCCCGCCGACTATCTTTTGCTGACCGACGCCGACATCGGCCATCCCGCCGACGCGCTGGTGCAACTCGTCGCGCGTGCGGACGCGGAAAAGCGCGATCTCGTGTCGCTGATGGTTCGTCTGCGCTGCGATTCGTTCTGGGAAAAAGCGCTGATTCCGGCGTTCGTGTTCTTCTTCGCGAAGCTGTATCCGTTCGCGTGGGTCAACAATCCGCGCAATCGCACGGCTGCGGCTGCGGGCGGTTGCATGCTGGTGCGCCGTAGCGCGCTGGAAGAAGCGGGCGGTATCGAGTCGATCCGCGCCGAGTTGATCGACGATTGCAGTCTCGCCGCGCGGATCAAGCATCGCGGCACCGGACGTCATCCGATCCGGCTGGATGTGGCGGCGCGCAGCGTGTCGCTGCGTCCGTACGATAGCTGGCGTGAGATCTGGAACATGATCGCGCGCACGGCCTTCACGCAACTGCACTACTCGCCGTTGCTGCTGGCCGGCACGCTGGCCGGCATGACGATCATTTACCTGATGCCGCCGATGGCCGCGCTGGTGTTGGGTCCGCTGGGCTGGCCCGCATGGCTGGCCTGGGCGGCCATGTGCTGCGCGTATGCGCCGATGCTCAGCTACTACCGCCGTTCGCCGCTGTGGGCACCGTTTCTGCCGCTGATCGCGCTGTTTTATGTCGGCGCGACGTTTGCGTCGGCGGTGCGTTACTGGCGCGGTAAAGGCGGTCAGTGGAAGGCGCGGGTTCAGGCGCCAGTGCAGGAGCGCTGA
- the hpnC gene encoding squalene synthase HpnC — MDVDQYENFPVASVLLPKALRAPIGVIYQVVRTAADIADEGDWSAAQRHARLADFQAGLDAVAERRAAPVHPLLFGKLAGVVAQYKLPLAPFYDLLRACAQDIDTSRYADRAALLDYCRHSANPIGHLMLHLVGAATPENLADADAICTASQLISFWLEVAADWKKGRVYLPQADLQRFGVTEAYIAEGVSDEKWRALMEYEVAFVRETLVRGAPLALRIPGRLGIELCGAVHGGLRFLERIERADYNVFREHPVLSTFDWCVVAARTLVMWLSRRVGVEARSIEGNA, encoded by the coding sequence ATGGACGTCGATCAGTACGAAAATTTTCCGGTCGCGAGCGTGTTGCTGCCCAAGGCGCTGCGCGCGCCTATCGGCGTTATCTATCAGGTGGTTCGCACGGCGGCCGACATCGCCGATGAAGGCGACTGGAGCGCGGCTCAGCGTCATGCCCGCCTCGCCGATTTCCAGGCAGGCCTGGACGCGGTGGCCGAACGGCGCGCGGCGCCGGTGCATCCGCTGCTGTTCGGCAAACTGGCCGGGGTGGTCGCGCAATACAAGTTGCCGCTCGCGCCGTTTTACGATTTGCTGCGCGCGTGTGCGCAGGATATCGACACCAGCCGTTACGCCGACCGCGCGGCGCTGCTCGATTACTGCCGTCATTCGGCGAATCCGATCGGGCATCTGATGCTGCACCTGGTGGGCGCGGCCACGCCCGAAAATCTCGCCGACGCCGATGCGATCTGCACGGCGTCGCAGTTGATCAGCTTCTGGCTGGAGGTCGCGGCCGACTGGAAAAAGGGTCGCGTGTACTTGCCGCAAGCAGACCTGCAGCGTTTCGGCGTGACCGAAGCGTATATCGCCGAAGGCGTGTCCGACGAAAAGTGGCGCGCGCTGATGGAATACGAGGTGGCGTTTGTCCGCGAGACGCTGGTGCGCGGCGCGCCGCTCGCGTTGCGTATTCCGGGGCGGCTGGGTATCGAGCTATGCGGCGCGGTGCATGGCGGCTTGCGCTTTCTCGAACGGATCGAGCGAGCGGACTACAACGTGTTTCGCGAGCATCCGGTGCTCAGCACATTTGACTGGTGCGTGGTCGCGGCGCGCACGCTGGTGATGTGGCTTTCGCGCCGCGTCGGCGTCGAGGCGCGTTCAATCGAGGGTAATGCTTAA
- a CDS encoding acylphosphatase, protein MAPDLDQRIETYYVRVRGHVQGVGFRHATVRQAHALGIKGWVANLDDGSVEAMLQGSANQVDRMLSWLRHGPPAARVTEVAGEERATEKRYERFEQH, encoded by the coding sequence ATGGCCCCGGATCTGGATCAGCGGATCGAAACGTATTACGTGCGAGTGCGCGGCCACGTGCAGGGCGTCGGCTTTCGCCACGCCACCGTGCGGCAGGCGCACGCGCTTGGCATTAAGGGATGGGTGGCGAATCTCGACGACGGTTCGGTCGAAGCAATGTTGCAAGGCTCGGCCAATCAGGTCGACCGGATGCTGTCGTGGCTGCGTCACGGGCCGCCGGCGGCGCGCGTGACCGAAGTGGCCGGCGAGGAACGCGCGACCGAAAAGCGTTACGAGCGTTTCGAGCAGCACTGA
- a CDS encoding DUF962 domain-containing protein, protein MRTLTQQLTQYAAYHRDRRNIATHFVGIPMIVLALAVLLSRPAFAAGSLPFTLSPAWVLFVAATVYYLVLDVPLGLMMVCVSALCVAFGQWTAAQSTVVWLVTGVGLFVVGWAFQFIGHVAYEHRKPAFVDDVIGLLIGPLFVLAEALFGFGWRPALREAIEADVGPTRINQDHATAQR, encoded by the coding sequence ATGAGAACGCTGACGCAGCAATTGACGCAATACGCGGCCTACCATCGCGACCGCCGCAACATCGCCACGCATTTCGTCGGCATTCCGATGATCGTGCTTGCGTTGGCGGTTCTGTTGAGCCGCCCTGCCTTCGCGGCCGGCTCGCTGCCATTCACGTTGTCCCCGGCGTGGGTGCTGTTCGTGGCGGCAACCGTCTACTACCTGGTGCTCGACGTGCCGCTCGGGCTGATGATGGTGTGCGTGTCGGCACTGTGTGTCGCGTTCGGCCAGTGGACTGCGGCGCAATCCACGGTGGTGTGGCTCGTGACGGGCGTCGGCCTTTTTGTGGTCGGCTGGGCGTTCCAGTTCATCGGGCACGTCGCTTACGAACATCGCAAGCCCGCTTTTGTCGACGATGTAATCGGCCTGTTGATCGGACCGCTGTTCGTGCTTGCGGAAGCGTTGTTCGGTTTCGGCTGGCGTCCCGCGCTGCGCGAAGCGATCGAGGCGGATGTGGGCCCGACGCGCATCAATCAGGATCACGCAACGGCGCAGCGCTGA